Proteins encoded together in one Entomobacter blattae window:
- a CDS encoding STAS-like domain-containing protein, whose product MTVLKVLDYTKHCHTSDDGDKILHAVLPYLQRGQDVCLDFQGVVSGVPSSFVNGAFVSLLDHGITYDVIKKHLKLVNSHSQLNRLAKERVQKAAGILEFEKA is encoded by the coding sequence ATGACAGTTCTAAAAGTCTTAGATTACACAAAGCACTGCCATACATCAGACGATGGCGATAAAATCTTGCATGCTGTTTTGCCATATTTACAGCGCGGTCAAGACGTGTGTCTAGATTTTCAGGGAGTTGTATCTGGAGTTCCATCTTCGTTTGTTAATGGTGCCTTTGTTTCCCTTTTGGATCATGGGATTACTTATGATGTTATCAAAAAACATTTAAAGTTAGTGAATTCTCATTCCCAACTTAATAGGTTGGCAAAGGAAAGAGTGCAGAAGGCGGCTGGCATCCTTGAGTTTGAAAAAGCCTAA
- a CDS encoding baseplate J/gp47 family protein: protein MSVSDEQKKALAAVTPTTSVPVPLFTDRGLQTPDEVDVLTGVITDINGAFGNVLAFFNADNRFLLARPQGQLATTQTAILNDCFGLLQYYVNGVDPTVADGKMQDGIGKIYFLYRKAAQSTVVKCLCRGAGGTVIQQGSRAKDVAGNIYAATETRTISPATSTVEIEFAAEQTGPIECPADTLTQIFQIIPGWDSITNEQDGITGQNVESRDQFEARRREATAHNAVNSLSAITGTLRQMDGVLDAYVTDNPSGAAVTKGGVELKPHSLYVCVAGGDDTAIARAIWNKKPPGCDMTGDTTITIEDTQNGYAEPLPTYDITFQKAKPVSISVRVDMARSPGQPVDAEARVKQAVLANFNGEDGSARLRIGSVVYASRFYAGIQALGAWSNPTLITVSRDGTNFAISVGVGIDEIPTLTDAHILVNFQ, encoded by the coding sequence ATGTCAGTCTCTGATGAACAGAAAAAAGCCCTGGCAGCCGTTACACCGACGACCTCTGTGCCTGTTCCCCTATTTACCGATCGTGGGTTGCAAACGCCGGATGAGGTGGATGTTCTCACAGGTGTTATTACCGATATTAACGGCGCATTTGGGAATGTTCTGGCGTTTTTTAACGCTGATAACCGGTTTTTGCTCGCACGCCCCCAAGGCCAGCTTGCGACAACGCAAACAGCCATTCTGAACGACTGTTTTGGTCTGCTGCAATATTACGTCAATGGGGTAGACCCAACCGTTGCTGATGGCAAGATGCAGGATGGTATCGGGAAAATCTACTTCCTTTACCGCAAGGCCGCCCAATCGACTGTAGTAAAGTGCCTGTGCCGTGGGGCAGGGGGCACGGTTATTCAGCAAGGCTCACGGGCCAAGGATGTGGCGGGGAACATTTACGCTGCTACTGAAACAAGAACAATATCGCCCGCGACCTCAACGGTAGAGATCGAGTTTGCTGCTGAACAGACGGGCCCTATTGAATGTCCCGCAGACACGCTTACCCAGATATTCCAGATTATCCCTGGCTGGGATAGCATTACCAACGAGCAGGATGGCATTACCGGCCAGAATGTAGAGAGTCGAGATCAGTTTGAGGCCAGGCGTAGAGAGGCAACAGCCCATAACGCTGTTAACTCCCTTTCCGCCATCACTGGCACGTTACGGCAAATGGACGGCGTGTTAGATGCCTATGTAACAGATAACCCCTCAGGCGCAGCAGTTACCAAGGGTGGCGTGGAGCTTAAGCCCCACAGCCTGTATGTGTGCGTGGCGGGTGGCGACGATACAGCAATTGCCCGTGCGATCTGGAACAAGAAGCCCCCTGGTTGTGATATGACCGGCGATACCACCATTACGATTGAGGATACTCAGAATGGGTATGCTGAGCCGCTGCCCACCTATGATATTACATTCCAGAAAGCCAAGCCCGTGAGCATTTCTGTGCGTGTAGACATGGCCCGTTCCCCAGGTCAGCCGGTTGATGCCGAAGCGCGGGTAAAACAGGCTGTGCTGGCCAATTTTAATGGTGAGGATGGTTCAGCACGGTTGCGTATTGGTTCTGTGGTATATGCCTCGCGTTTTTATGCGGGTATTCAGGCATTAGGGGCGTGGTCTAACCCCACATTAATTACGGTTTCACGGGATGGAACGAATTTTGCAATCAGCGTTGGTGTGGGTATTGATGAAATCCCAACATTAACAGACGCTCATATTCTGGTGAATTTTCAGTGA
- a CDS encoding DUF2612 domain-containing protein, which produces MINYRDTIIAQYANSPTLQRLLEDFNDNVDPRRFWEEFIEKVWDIDTAGSYGLNIWGQIVGVDRVIKSLNTTWFGFREETLLLARPFSQTPGNGAFWDGVTPLYGQLSLDDTTYRQAILAKAAANISDGSIASLNKVLMMLFAGKGKIYVRDNRNMSFTIVSSWLPTTQDASLLIYLAQVIRPAGVEMGFEWEH; this is translated from the coding sequence GTGATAAACTATCGTGACACGATTATTGCCCAATATGCCAATAGCCCAACCCTGCAACGGCTGCTGGAGGATTTTAACGATAACGTGGATCCACGTCGTTTTTGGGAGGAGTTTATAGAAAAAGTCTGGGATATTGATACGGCAGGAAGCTATGGGCTGAATATCTGGGGGCAGATTGTTGGTGTTGATCGGGTCATCAAAAGCCTGAACACCACCTGGTTCGGCTTTCGTGAGGAAACGTTGTTACTGGCACGACCGTTTAGTCAGACACCAGGCAATGGGGCGTTCTGGGATGGGGTTACGCCCCTTTACGGGCAACTCTCTCTGGATGATACCACCTACCGGCAAGCTATTCTGGCCAAGGCGGCGGCCAACATTTCGGACGGTTCTATTGCATCACTCAACAAGGTGTTGATGATGTTATTTGCAGGAAAGGGGAAAATCTACGTTCGGGATAACCGTAATATGAGCTTCACCATCGTGAGTAGTTGGCTTCCCACCACACAGGATGCCTCACTGCTCATCTACCTTGCTCAGGTTATCCGACCCGCAGGTGTAGAAATGGGATTCGAGTGGGAACATTGA